In Oryza brachyantha chromosome 1, ObraRS2, whole genome shotgun sequence, the following are encoded in one genomic region:
- the LOC102714787 gene encoding exocyst complex component EXO70A1-like, translating to MGAAPGKAAPAAAADYKARFANAEHVILQWNRSPLSDTGIWDAAAACTNERLLDAVDEILDLAEAQPFPASSADAARLDGALGVAMSRMMDEFLRLRVWNALSHELRYAIDKLSVAVSANALWIAFPSTGARSSSASTVGRASGGSPTSSAPGDVAVLLDGEFLDELELLCPASLPVLDEIALRVIRAGYTKVLVQKFKNSPCDVLDRFLSIFQVECSRRTTEAVIKRWSLATKLVGKALVVMQRQLYAQSSPGAFDALKDEYFLAITKNRVLNLLKFADDFTSITSHEKLVYILGMYEALSDAAPGLLLMFTGVHKELVSERTQEILTRLASSIRAMVASLLAKVRDDVSTTKKNNAARGGGVGVHPLTRYAMDCIEPLAPHRDALDLILASGGGGVTSLSDLASRVVGCLDRVLLLEEKPVLPCGGGGDDDGAAVVSRHHLFVANNAGFVLQRGRPLLGNEWAAQREDLVARHVASYAEARWAPVVASLETAGRKPANAAAKFSAAFDEAYESQARCEVPDPTLRDALRKAASETVVPAYGVYLKKHPKLEKKVRYTAGELDQRLSELFEGEAAERNK from the exons ATGGGGGCGGCGCCCGGGAaggcggctccggcggcggcggcggactacAAGGCTCGGTTCGCCAATGCCGAGCACGTCATACTCCAGTGGAACCGCAGCCCCTTGTCCGACACCGGCATATgggacgcggcggccgcctgCACCAACGAGCGCCTCCTCGACGCGGTCGACGAGATCCTCGACCTGGCGGAGGCCCAGCCTTTCCCCGCGTcgtccgccgacgccgcccgccTCGACGGCGCCCTCGGCGTCGCCATGTCGCGCATGATGGACGAGTTCCTGCGCCTCAGGGTCTGGAACGCCTTATCCCATGAGCTGCGCTACGCCATCGACAAGctctccgtcgccgtctccgccaaCGCCCTGTGGATTGCCTTCCCCAGCACCGGCGCCAGGAGCAGCTCGGCGAGCACCGTGGGGCGCGCGTCGGGCGGAAGCCCGACGTCGAGTGCCCCTGGTGACGTGGCCGTGCTTTTGGACGGCGAGTTCTTGGATGAGCTCGAGCTGCTCTGCCCGGCGAGCCTACCCGTCCTCGATGAGATCGCGCTCCGGGTAATCCGTGCCGGCTACACGAAGGTGCTCGTCcagaaattcaaaaattcCCCCTGCGATGTTCTGGACAG GTTCCTGTCGATCTTTCAGGTGGAGTGCTCGCGGCGGACGACAGAGGCTGTGATCAAGCGGTGGAGCCTGGCGACTAAGCTCGTCGGGAAAGCCCTCGTCGTGATGCAGCGGCAGCTGTACGCGCAGAGCTCTCCCGGCGCCTTCGACGCTCTCAAGGACGAATACTTCCTCGCCATCACGAAGAATCGCGTCTTGAACTTGCTCAAGTTCGCGGACGATTTCACCAGCATCACGTCGCACGAGAAGCTCGTCTACATTCTCGGCATGTACGAGGCTCTGAGCGACGCCGCTCCAGGCCTCCTGCTCATGTTCACCGGGGTGCACAAGGAGCTCGTCTCCGAGAGGACGCAAGAAATCCTCACCAGATTGGCTAGCTCGATCAGGGCCATGGTCGCCAGCCTCTTGGCCAAGGTACGAGACGATGTCTCGACCACGAAGAAGAATAACgcggcacgcggcggcggcgtcggcgtccaTCCGCTGACGCGGTACGCCATGGACTGCATCGAGCCGCTGGCGCCGCACCGCGACGCGCTGGACCTGATCCTCGCGAGCGGTGGCGGGGGCGTGACGTCGCTGTCGGATCTCGCGTCGCGCGTGGTAGGGTGCCTGGaccgcgtcctcctcctcgaggaGAAACCCGTGCTGCcctgcggcggaggcggcgacgacgacggcgcggccgtTGTCTCGCGGCACCACCTCTTCGTCGCCAACAACGCCGGCTTCGTGCTGCAGCGCGGCAGGCCACTGCTCGGGAACGAGTGGGCGGCGCAGCGAGAGGACCTCGTGGCACGGCACGTGGCGAGCTACGCCGAGGCTCGCTGGGCGCCGGTTgtggctagcctggaaaccgcgggGAGGAAGCCGGCGAATGCCGCCGCCAAGTTCAGCGCCGCGTTTGACGAAGCGTACGAGAGCCAGGCGCGCTGCGAGGTCCCCGACCCCACGCTCCGCGACGCGTTGCGAAAGGCCGCGTCGGAGACGGTCGTGCCCGCCTACGGCGTGTACCTGAAGAAGCACCCCAAGCTCGAGAAAAAGGTCAGGTacaccgccggcgagctggACCAGCGGCTTTCGGAGTTGTTCGAAGGAGAAGCTGCAGAGCGCAACAAATGA